The following proteins come from a genomic window of Microbacterium sp. JZ31:
- the ftsW gene encoding putative lipid II flippase FtsW, whose translation MSTTTRPPRTTRPAKSADPQDATRSGALTARVSLGRVFAPVPLEFLLIVSSALLLTGFGIVMVTSATTASALSEGKSPYNDGMQQGVFALLGLALMFVTSRLPVRFFRKSAWLMLIGAICLQLLVFVPGLGVEAGGNRNWIAIAGFSLQPSEFLKLALALWTAMILYRKRAKLGRLQHVIIPLVPVAGLAMGTVIAGHDLGTVMIMVLVLLGALFFSTVNLRIFVLPLLLGVVGVVGYAVTSENRMKRILSMFNEDCDYLNECYQSTHGIWGLASGGVFGVGLGNSVEKYNWLPAAGDDYIFAIVGEELGLIGCVAVLLLFATFAVGAFRLIRNSDDLFVKIAAGGITVWILGQALINIGVVLRVFPVLGVPLPFLSAGGSSLIAILVACGVLLAFCRTLPAAPERIDR comes from the coding sequence ATGAGCACCACGACGCGACCCCCGAGGACGACGCGCCCGGCGAAGAGCGCTGACCCGCAGGACGCGACGCGCTCGGGCGCACTGACCGCCCGCGTCTCGCTGGGCCGGGTCTTCGCGCCCGTGCCGCTCGAGTTCCTGCTGATCGTGTCGTCGGCGCTGCTGCTGACGGGCTTCGGCATCGTGATGGTGACGTCGGCCACGACGGCCTCGGCGCTCAGCGAGGGCAAGAGCCCCTACAACGACGGCATGCAGCAGGGCGTGTTCGCCCTGCTGGGCCTCGCCCTGATGTTCGTCACGAGCAGGCTGCCCGTGCGGTTCTTCCGCAAGTCCGCATGGCTGATGCTGATCGGCGCGATCTGCCTGCAGCTGTTGGTCTTCGTGCCGGGTCTGGGTGTGGAGGCCGGCGGAAACCGCAACTGGATCGCCATCGCGGGGTTCTCACTCCAGCCGTCGGAGTTCCTGAAGCTCGCACTCGCGCTGTGGACCGCGATGATCCTGTACCGCAAGCGCGCGAAGCTCGGCAGGCTGCAGCACGTGATCATCCCGCTCGTGCCGGTCGCCGGCCTCGCGATGGGCACGGTCATCGCGGGACATGACCTCGGCACCGTGATGATCATGGTGCTCGTGCTGCTCGGCGCCCTGTTCTTCTCGACCGTGAACCTGCGCATCTTCGTGCTGCCGCTGCTTCTCGGCGTGGTGGGCGTGGTCGGCTACGCCGTCACGAGCGAGAACCGCATGAAGCGCATCCTCAGCATGTTCAACGAGGACTGCGACTACCTCAACGAGTGCTACCAGTCCACGCACGGCATCTGGGGACTGGCGAGCGGCGGGGTGTTCGGCGTGGGACTCGGCAACTCGGTCGAGAAGTACAACTGGCTGCCCGCCGCGGGAGACGACTACATCTTCGCGATCGTCGGCGAGGAGCTGGGCCTGATCGGGTGCGTGGCGGTGCTGCTGCTGTTCGCGACGTTCGCCGTCGGCGCGTTCCGGCTCATCCGCAACAGCGACGACCTGTTCGTCAAGATCGCCGCGGGCGGCATCACGGTGTGGATCCTCGGGCAGGCCCTCATCAACATCGGCGTGGTGCTGCGGGTGTTCCCGGTGCTCGGCGTGCCGCTGCCGTTCCTGTCGGCAGGAGGCAGTTCGCTCATCGCGATCCTCGTGGCGTGCGGCGTGCTGCTGGCGTTCTGCCGGACGCTGCCCGCGGCGCCTGAGAGAATCGATCGGTGA
- the murC gene encoding UDP-N-acetylmuramate--L-alanine ligase produces the protein MIRPDLSTPIPAHIGAAHFIGIGGSGMSGLARMFLARGVKVSGSDRSDSQNLRELAALGATVHVGHDAANLGDADTVIFSGAIWPENPEYLLAKERGLPIIHRSQALHWLIGGRRLVAVAGAHGKTTSTGMIVTGLRGLGADPSFVNGGVIAGLGVSSGTGADEPFVIEADESDGSFLLYDTSIVLITNVDADHLDHYGSHEAFDAAFVRFADAAREAVVISSDDEGARRVTAGLSHANVVTFGTADDADVRITDIVTDGPVAFTLTHRGRSASGRLAVPGEHNAVNAAGAVAVLVSLGHELQPALDAVTAGFEGTVRRFELHGTERGVSVYDDYAHHPTEVAAALSAARTVVGDGRIIALHQPHTYSRTQLMAGEFAQVLEELADHTVVLDVYGAREDPIPGVTGELVSGAFRDAERVHFVADWQAAADYTASVARDGDYVITLGCGNVYQIIPQVLASLRTPTPHHDGATPGASAALSERSESR, from the coding sequence ATGATCAGACCCGACCTCAGCACCCCGATCCCCGCTCACATCGGTGCGGCGCACTTCATCGGCATCGGCGGATCCGGCATGTCGGGCCTTGCCCGCATGTTCCTCGCGCGCGGCGTGAAGGTCTCCGGATCCGATCGCTCCGACAGTCAGAACCTGCGCGAGCTGGCGGCGCTGGGTGCCACCGTGCACGTCGGTCACGACGCGGCGAACCTGGGCGACGCCGACACCGTGATCTTCTCGGGCGCGATCTGGCCCGAGAACCCCGAGTACCTGCTGGCGAAGGAACGCGGCCTGCCGATCATCCACCGCTCGCAGGCGCTGCACTGGCTGATCGGCGGCCGCCGCCTCGTCGCGGTCGCCGGCGCGCACGGCAAGACCACGTCGACCGGCATGATCGTCACCGGCCTGCGCGGCCTGGGTGCCGATCCGAGCTTCGTCAACGGCGGCGTGATCGCGGGCCTCGGGGTCTCGAGCGGCACGGGCGCCGACGAGCCGTTCGTGATCGAGGCCGACGAGTCCGACGGCTCCTTCCTGCTCTATGACACGTCGATCGTGCTGATCACGAACGTCGACGCCGACCACCTCGACCACTACGGCTCGCACGAGGCCTTCGACGCCGCGTTCGTCCGGTTCGCCGACGCCGCACGCGAGGCGGTCGTGATCTCGTCCGACGACGAGGGAGCGCGCCGCGTCACCGCCGGGCTCAGCCACGCGAACGTCGTGACGTTCGGCACGGCGGACGACGCCGACGTCCGGATCACCGACATCGTGACCGATGGGCCCGTCGCGTTCACGCTCACGCACCGGGGCCGGAGCGCCTCCGGCCGCCTCGCGGTGCCGGGCGAGCACAACGCCGTCAACGCCGCCGGCGCGGTCGCCGTGCTGGTGTCGCTCGGCCACGAGCTGCAGCCCGCGCTCGATGCCGTGACCGCCGGGTTCGAGGGGACCGTGCGCCGCTTCGAGCTGCACGGCACCGAGCGCGGCGTGAGCGTGTACGACGACTACGCTCACCATCCGACCGAGGTCGCGGCGGCGCTGTCGGCGGCTCGCACGGTGGTCGGGGACGGGCGCATCATCGCGCTGCACCAGCCGCACACGTACTCGCGCACGCAGCTGATGGCGGGAGAGTTCGCCCAGGTGCTCGAGGAGCTCGCCGATCACACGGTGGTGCTCGACGTGTACGGCGCGCGCGAGGATCCGATCCCGGGTGTCACGGGCGAGCTCGTCAGCGGTGCCTTCCGCGACGCCGAGCGCGTGCACTTCGTCGCCGACTGGCAGGCGGCCGCGGACTACACGGCGTCCGTCGCACGCGACGGCGACTACGTGATCACGCTCGGCTGCGGCAACGTCTACCAGATCATCCCGCAGGTGCTCGCGTCCCTCCGCACCCCGACGCCGCACCACGACGGCGCGACGCCGGGCGCGTCCGCGGCACTGAGCGAGCGCAGCGAGTCGCGGTGA
- a CDS encoding UDP-N-acetylglucosamine--N-acetylmuramyl-(pentapeptide) pyrophosphoryl-undecaprenol N-acetylglucosamine transferase — MTTYLLAGGGTAGHVNPLLAVADGLRLREPDADVLVLGTQEGLESRLVPERGYELLIVEKVPFPRRPDGAAAAFPVRFPRAVGRVRGYIRDRGVDVVVGFGGYASAPAYVAARRERIPFVVHEANARPGLANVLGARRAAAVGVTFPGTPLRRAEVVGMPLRREIVDLDRAGRRAEAADFFGLDPDRRTLLAFGGSLGARRINETLAGSWRDILDAGWQLLHATGERSDLEDPGVDGYAMVRYLDRMDLAFALADLIVSRAGSSTVSEVAALGIPAVYVPYAVGNGEQRLNASSSVSAGAAILIDDAAFTPERVRSEILPLLRDDRRLAGMSAAAQNAGTRRGTENVIAQLDRALGRVL, encoded by the coding sequence GTGACGACGTACCTTCTCGCCGGCGGTGGCACCGCCGGTCATGTGAACCCCCTGCTCGCCGTCGCGGACGGACTGCGCCTGCGCGAACCGGACGCCGATGTGCTCGTCCTGGGCACGCAGGAGGGGCTCGAGTCGCGGCTCGTCCCCGAGCGCGGCTACGAGCTCCTGATCGTGGAGAAGGTCCCGTTCCCGCGCCGCCCGGACGGCGCGGCCGCGGCGTTCCCCGTGCGCTTCCCGCGCGCGGTCGGCCGGGTGCGCGGGTACATCCGAGATCGCGGCGTCGATGTCGTCGTGGGCTTCGGCGGCTACGCCTCCGCCCCGGCATACGTGGCGGCGCGCCGCGAGCGCATCCCGTTCGTGGTGCACGAGGCGAACGCGCGCCCCGGGCTCGCCAACGTGCTGGGCGCGCGCCGCGCGGCAGCCGTCGGCGTCACGTTCCCCGGCACGCCGCTGCGCCGCGCGGAGGTCGTCGGCATGCCGCTGCGCCGCGAGATCGTGGACCTCGACCGCGCGGGACGGCGCGCCGAGGCCGCCGACTTCTTCGGCCTCGACCCCGACCGGAGGACGCTGCTCGCGTTCGGGGGGTCGCTGGGCGCCCGCCGGATCAATGAGACCCTCGCCGGGTCGTGGCGCGACATCCTCGACGCGGGCTGGCAGCTGCTGCACGCGACGGGGGAGCGATCCGACCTCGAGGATCCGGGCGTCGACGGGTACGCGATGGTCCGCTATCTCGACCGCATGGACCTCGCGTTCGCGCTCGCGGACCTGATCGTCTCGCGGGCGGGGTCCTCCACGGTGAGCGAGGTCGCCGCCCTCGGCATCCCCGCCGTCTACGTGCCGTACGCCGTCGGCAACGGCGAGCAGCGGCTGAACGCGTCGTCCTCGGTGTCGGCGGGCGCGGCGATCCTGATCGACGACGCGGCCTTCACCCCCGAGCGCGTGCGCTCGGAGATCCTGCCGCTGCTGCGCGACGACCGGCGTCTCGCCGGCATGTCGGCGGCCGCCCAGAACGCCGGCACGCGCCGTGGCACGGAGAACGTCATCGCGCAGCTCGACCGCGCGCTCGGCCGCGTCCTCTGA